Part of the Henckelia pumila isolate YLH828 chromosome 2, ASM3356847v2, whole genome shotgun sequence genome is shown below.
gataccactgatgtgggccactgaagtggactttgagtgccagatcTGCCTgagctttgtataccactgatgtgggccactgacgtgggctttgaatgccagaccttcctgggctttgtatactactgacgtgggctttgagtgtcagacctgcctgggctttgtataTCACTGATATGGGcaactgacgtgggctttgagtgtcacacctgcctgggctttgtgtACCACTGATatgggccactgacgtgggctttgagtgccagacctgcctgagctttgtataccactgatgtgggccactgacgtgggctttgagtgccacACCTGCTTGGGCTTTGtgtaccactgatgtgggccactgacgtgggctttgagtgccagacctatCTGGGCTTTATAAAGTGTTGAACCATAAATTGGGCCTTATTGCCAGATTGCATGTCCGATATGATATAACTGGGCCTTATAgcaagattgcatgcccgatatgatataactgggccttacagcgagattgcatgcccgatgacGTAAAAGATGGCCTTACTGCGAGATCCATGTAGCCAAGTGTAACATGTTTTTAGCCTTCATGCAACCCTTTGAGATAGCTAGAACCCACAATCGTGATCTCAAGAGAATTTcatacaaataaaatttttcaatCTTAGGGCTAAGCATagagaaaaaaatatgtatCTTAATGAGATAAAGAATGCTACAAATTCCagacaaaataaacaaaaagcGTTCATCTATTTTATAGAAAAATAACCATAATCATCCATGAAAAATAGTTTGAGTCTGATCAAACCAAAGAACAGTCAGGCTGAATGCAATTCAATAGCCGATTTGCAACTAACTGCCGGCATACCCCGATGCATGGCATATTAAACAAAAACCCAATTGTGAGATGAGAAGGAAACCTAGAGGATCTGTATTCTTGCACACCAAAATTAGTGTCATAAGATAGCCTTATGATTTTTATTCCGAATTTCAAGCAGAACTTTTAGAAACATGAAGCAACCCTATGTAGGCTTTAATTCTCCATAACTCAATTAATACACACAAATTTAAAACCATTAACTTGGTACATGTTCTCATACATTCATGAGATTACACTATCGTAAGATAAACAGAAGTGGAATTTACATGGTGAAATATGTTCAAGTATGAAAAACTTATCTTGCCAAGTATGAAGATGTCGACGAATTTGGGCTTGCACGGCTGGATAATTATCACATATCTAATTTGGCGAATCTACAAACATGTCTCCATGGAGTTATTTCATCGAGCAGTTGGTGGGAGTAAAATTTCATATCTGAATGTCCTCAATTAAGGATCATGTTCTTTCAATATCCTTATGGAGTATGAGACTTTGTAAAATTTTCTCGAAGGTTCGCAACAATAGAGGCGATAGAACAATGGTTGGTGCTTTGGAGAGGCGATAATGATTGAGAGGAGATTCGAACAGATATATCTGAGTTTGCAAGCCTGTGCGTCTGATTATCATAGAAACCGACGACTGTCATCGTAACCAGCCATTGACATGGGTTTTGATGGGGCGGCGGTGTACATGGGTTTAGCAGCAAGAAAGATATTAGTAAAATTCTACGAAGGTGGCCTTTTGCTAGGAGAGACCTTTGTCTGGGATTCTTTCACGAAAGATTTTGTAGCTTGTAGGTGATGGGGTGTTGAAATTATACGAAAGTGACCCTTGAGTTTTGGAAATCCCAAATTTTGGACTTAGTTATGAGAACTGAGAAGTGAAAACACACGGCTTTAAATTTTGAGACATAGATTGCCCATATATTCGTGCTTCCATGGGTAAACTCAACCAAGTAGAACCAACTGTGGGATTAGATTTcgattcccacagacggcgccaattgatgcgTTCAAAAATTTTCGCATCAAGTAAATTACCTCGAACCGGTAATCATCGAAccaatttcttcaataaaccGAGCCGAATGATCCCAAATATTTCTGTGTATCAAACAAAACATGTGAGATGGCTCggccactccgacgctcaagtcagtattgGATTCAATGAAAAAAATGTATGGAAATTGCAAGAGATAGAAAATATGAGAAAGATGTGTAAACACATAGGTGGGAtgtgtaagaaaaaaaaatgagaggCGTTATGACAACCTGTCTAATAAGGGTTAGAGATCTCTTATTTATAGGGAGATAATTCTAGTCCACGTAGAATTGTAATGTGTAATACAACTAGATTTATGCATATCCATGCAACATTAtgatatatctctaaaatataaataaatatatgataggatttttatcatatcatcaataATTCCTCCCGTAGAGAAGTGACGACGAGTGAAACGAGGAGGAACTTTTAAGtggttgaatttatattttagagcaTAAAGATAACACTCTGgttttttgcaattttctttGAGCGTTCATGATGGAGTGAACTTATATGGTGTCGAGATGGTCGGACTTGTAATTTTTGCCAAGTTAATGGGTTTATAGTGCCGAGCTAGTCGGACTTTGatataaccacgagtggcgtgggtttaTGATGTCGGACCTGCCCGGACTTTTGAGAACATTGATGTGGGATTTTTtaagataaataaaattttgtaagAAATTAATTTGCTTGAAGAGGAAACATGATTGTATCAAGAATTGAAATTTAAACTATTGCATGCCGAAAGAAAGATAAATCATGGACTTATCTTGGAATTTGGAGGCGATTTATGGCTTGGCTACCTCGGCGATCGCCTTTTTATTGGTCTCTCAGTGGGATACGTGCTGCATGAAAACAAAAAACCAAGACGAGagagacaaaataataataacctatCCATGTAGATAAATGACTCGGCATAATAAATTCAAATGTTATGCCATTGATGCGGGCTTTTTTTCGAAACACACTTGTAAATTAAAGAGAAATAGAAATGTCCATCATTACAAGTTTGTTCAACCAAAATGGAAAGTTTCCTGGATCCCACGTAAATTGGGAAGAGGAAAAAATAACAAAAGCAGCTAAAGCGTGAGCAACCGAATTTGCCGATCTCCGTACATGAATAAAATTTATGTCTCCTTGTTGCTCCAGTAAATATCGAACATCAGTCGCTATGGAGCCGACATAGCTACGATCTTCTTCCAGACAAGTGACTGCTTGCACTGCTAGAAGAGAATCAGAAGAAATTATTTGCACCTGAAATTCATTTTCCCGAGCTATTCTCAATCCACCGTCAATGGCCAGTAACTCAGCCTTCGTAACTGAAATTGGTTTCACAAGCAAACGGCCAAATGCAAGTAAGGGTTGGCCCTCATGGTTCCTTACCACTCCTCCAAAGGCAAATGCATTTAATCTTTCATTATAGGCCACATCTACATCCAACCTTAAACAATTTACAGGTGGAACGAACCATTTCTCTGGTGAGGCTGCTATACTAATCTCCTTGGCAGCAAAGAAGGACACCATAGCTTGCTGAAACTCGCCAAGTAGCGTGTCGCACCagtcagtggcatcaaaaaaaaatccacatcagtgtaTTCCATGGCTTGTGGGTGGTGATTTTAATGAAATCTGTTTTGATAGAGAAAATATTGGAGGAAATATTCGGCCTTTTCTCAAATGGGGGCATTCAGGGAGGCCTTGGATGAGTGCTCGCTACAGGATATTCACACTAATGGCGAGCTTTTTACTTGGGTTAATCGAAGGCGGgcagaaaatattatttttgaaagacTGGACAGATTTGTGGCGAATGTGGAATGGAGACTGCTTTATCCTGCTTCAAGAGCTTAATCTTTGGAGTTTTACCATTCAGATCATAGACCCATCTTGATTGATCTTAGGGAGTCAACCTGCCAGCCTAGGCCGCTTACTACTATAAAGAGATTTGAACCCCACTGGGTTACGGAGCACGACTGTAAGGAAGTGGTAAAGAGTGGATGGTCGAGTGGCAGTAACTTGCCAGCCCTTCCTCTTCGCATTCTGCATTGCAAGGAGGTGCTTTGGCATTGGGCTGGAACTAGATTTCGTGCACTACAGAGGCAGCTTAAGAAAAAAGTCGGGAGCTTAACACGTTGAGAACTCATGGGCAGTGGCAAAATTCCGTTCACCGTATTAATGAGTTGGAAAGGGAAGTTGAAATGTTGGCTACAAAAGATGAGTTATATTGGAAACAAAGAAGTCGTGTTAGCTGGCTTGCGCATGGGGATCTAAATTCGAAATTTTTTCATGCTAGAGCTTCGTCTCGCAAGGCCAAAAACAATATCAGTTGGCTCATATCAAGCCACGGCAACTGGTGTACAGACAAGGTCGGTATGTCGGAGATCATTGTTAATTATTTCTCTAATTTATTTGCTACTTCTCTCCCTTTGCCAGAAGATATTAATCAAGTTATGAGCAGTGTAGTCCCTACTATTAATGCGAATATGAACAGGCTATTGTGTGCTCGGTTTGGCGAAGAAGAAGTTCATAAGGCCCTTTTTGATATGCATCCCGATAAAGCACCGGGGCCTGATGGGATGTCGGtctttttttccaaaaatattggGATGTAGTGGGCAAGGATGTCACAGTGGCTGTATTAAGAGTTCTGAATGAAGGTGCGGATCTTTTGGAATGGAATGCGACTACAGTTACTCTTATTCCAAAAATTAATCAGCCTATGTCAGTAAAGGATTATAGGCCGATTAGCCTGTGTAATGTCTGTTACAAAATCGTTGCACGTGCCCTTACAAACAGGCTATGGGACATTCTTAAAGTGGCTGTGAATGAATATCAGAGTGCTTTTATACCTGGACGCCTGATTTCCGATAATATAACCTTGGGTTTTGAAGCTTTACACTGGATTAAGAGTAAAAAGAAAGGTAAGAAAGGTTTTGCTGCTTTAAAACTGGATATGAGTAAAGCCTACGATAGGGTTGAATGGCCTTTTTTAGAAGGGATCATGCTAAGACTTGGGTTCTCGCCGTCTTGGGTAGAAAAGATTATGAGATGTGTTTGTTCTGTCAGATACTCC
Proteins encoded:
- the LOC140877991 gene encoding uncharacterized protein — translated: MVSFFAAKEISIAASPEKWFVPPVNCLRLDVDVAYNERLNAFAFGGVVRNHEGQPLLAFGRLLVKPISVTKAELLAIDGGLRIARENEFQVQIISSDSLLAVQAVTCLEEDRSYVGSIATDVRYLLEQQGDINFIHVRRSANSVAHALAAFVIFSSSQFTWDPGNFPFWLNKLVMMDISISL